From a region of the Mercurialis annua linkage group LG1-X, ddMerAnnu1.2, whole genome shotgun sequence genome:
- the LOC126665390 gene encoding uncharacterized protein LOC126665390 isoform X2, producing the protein MASSSSSPPRLTLRLLLHLSYFTLLLLLIPATHAAAPTFKGVDINNPIIDITPSILKGEQLNLDSKDILYCERVKISGHSRLLWGSYANAFRVNLAPYATIPERMHSRILVCIHQNASSALCHCEKDEWKGLQKGVWSAVMSPYNEKFVDVKFVGEIYGPVKLFIKEDLQQWRLVSLAVGFLLLLLAPIVSSWVPFYYTSSMAIGVFLVVIILLFQGMKLLPTGRKNVFYLSVYGSVLGAGTFILHHISVLANSILINFGLSEEMHNPVYVFLVAGIVLAGAALGYWIVRKFVIAKDGSVDVGVAQFVKWAMRIIAAIFIFQSTLDTLLAMVTLLSLYIACLLINKYLSCELHPQGGSLWVQQGRQVTTKHNRAEFLSRSGKMSSVEKMWGSSKSNPVKGSGLLSPSTCSATNNQQNYFSTFHKTPKRKKFTKKDWEDFTRESTQQAVREWAASPETAAWLVDNADRIQLIRSDCSSDDTIGSESDSSDETVTGNGKRFCLFNW; encoded by the exons ATGGCCTCCTCCTCTTCTTCTCCGCCGCGTCTAACCCTTCGTCTTCTTCTCCATCTTTCATATTTTACGCTTCTTCTTCTGTTAATCCCAGCCACTCACGCGGCCGCCCCCACTTTCAAAG GTGTTGACATTAATAATCCGATTATCGATATCACCCCTTCGATTCTCAAGGGAGAGCAGCTTAATCTTGATTCTAAAGATATTTTATACTGCGAACGAGTTAAAATATCCGGTCACTCAAGGTTACTATGGGGGAGTTATGCTAATGCTTTTCGAGTTAACTTGGCCCCTTATGCTACAATTCCGGAGAGAATGCATAGCAGAATTTTAGTTTGTATTCATCA GAATGCGTCATCAGCATTATGTCATTGCGAAAAGGATGAGTGGAAAGGTCTTCAAAAGGGCGTGTGGAGCGCTGTCATGTCTCCTTATAATGAGAAATTTGTTGATGTCAAGTTTGTTGGTGAAATTTATGGTCCTGTAAAATTGTTTATTAAAGAAG ATTTGCAGCAATGGCGTCTCGTTTCTCTGGCAGTGGGATTTCTGTTACTATTGCTGGCACCAATTGTCAGCAGTTGGGTTCCTTTTTATTATACCTCCTCAATGGCTATTGGTGTTTTTCTTGTTGTTATCATTCTTCTTTTCCAG GGAATGAAATTATTGCCAACTGGAAGGAAAAATGTTTTCTATCTTTCCGTTTATGGATCAGTG CTTGGAGCTGGCACTTTCATTTTACACCATATCTCAGTGCTGGCAAATTCAATTCTCATCAACTTTGGGCTCAGTGAAGAGATGCACAATCCA GTCTATGTATTTCTAGTAGCTGGGATTGTGCTCGCAGGAGCTGCTTTAGGGTACTGGATTGTAAGAAAATTTGTGATAGCAAAAGATGGGAGTGTTGATGTTGGCGTAGCCCAGTTTGTGAAATGGGCAATGAGGATCATTGCGGCCATCTTTATTTTTCAG AGCACTCTTGATACTCTTTTGGCAATGGTCACCCTCCTATCTTTGTACATCGCCTGCCTTCTTATCAATAAATATTTGAG TTGTGAACTTCATCCTCAAGGTGGAAGCCTTTGGGTCCAGCAAGGACGACAGGTGACAACAAAGCACAATCGCGCTGAATTCCTTAGCAGGTCAGGTAAAATGAGCTCTGTAGAAAAGATGTGGGGTAGTTCAAAGAGCAATCCTGTCAAAGGTAGTG GTTTGTTATCACCATCTACTTGCTCAGCGACAAATAATCAGCAGAACTACTTCTCAACCTTCCACAAGACACCAAAGAGAAAGAAGTTTACCAAGAAAGATTGGGAGGACTTCACGAGGGAATCGACACAGCAAGCTGTACGAGAATGGGCAGCATCACCAGAAACTGCTGCATGGCTCGTCGACAATGCTGATAGAATTCAACTCATTCGAAGTGATTGCAGTTCCGACGATACCATTGGCAGTGAATCCGACTCCTCGGATGAGACTGTTACCGGGAACGGAAAAAGGTTTTGCTTGTTTAATTGGTAG
- the LOC126665390 gene encoding uncharacterized protein LOC126665390 isoform X1 yields MASSSSSPPRLTLRLLLHLSYFTLLLLLIPATHAAAPTFKGVDINNPIIDITPSILKGEQLNLDSKDILYCERVKISGHSRLLWGSYANAFRVNLAPYATIPERMHSRILVCIHQNASSALCHCEKDEWKGLQKGVWSAVMSPYNEKFVDVKFVGEIYGPVKLFIKEDLQQWRLVSLAVGFLLLLLAPIVSSWVPFYYTSSMAIGVFLVVIILLFQGMKLLPTGRKNVFYLSVYGSVLGAGTFILHHISVLANSILINFGLSEEMHNPVYVFLVAGIVLAGAALGYWIVRKFVIAKDGSVDVGVAQFVKWAMRIIAAIFIFQSTLDTLLAMVTLLSLYIACLLINKYLRCEPVCELHPQGGSLWVQQGRQVTTKHNRAEFLSRSGKMSSVEKMWGSSKSNPVKGSGLLSPSTCSATNNQQNYFSTFHKTPKRKKFTKKDWEDFTRESTQQAVREWAASPETAAWLVDNADRIQLIRSDCSSDDTIGSESDSSDETVTGNGKRFCLFNW; encoded by the exons ATGGCCTCCTCCTCTTCTTCTCCGCCGCGTCTAACCCTTCGTCTTCTTCTCCATCTTTCATATTTTACGCTTCTTCTTCTGTTAATCCCAGCCACTCACGCGGCCGCCCCCACTTTCAAAG GTGTTGACATTAATAATCCGATTATCGATATCACCCCTTCGATTCTCAAGGGAGAGCAGCTTAATCTTGATTCTAAAGATATTTTATACTGCGAACGAGTTAAAATATCCGGTCACTCAAGGTTACTATGGGGGAGTTATGCTAATGCTTTTCGAGTTAACTTGGCCCCTTATGCTACAATTCCGGAGAGAATGCATAGCAGAATTTTAGTTTGTATTCATCA GAATGCGTCATCAGCATTATGTCATTGCGAAAAGGATGAGTGGAAAGGTCTTCAAAAGGGCGTGTGGAGCGCTGTCATGTCTCCTTATAATGAGAAATTTGTTGATGTCAAGTTTGTTGGTGAAATTTATGGTCCTGTAAAATTGTTTATTAAAGAAG ATTTGCAGCAATGGCGTCTCGTTTCTCTGGCAGTGGGATTTCTGTTACTATTGCTGGCACCAATTGTCAGCAGTTGGGTTCCTTTTTATTATACCTCCTCAATGGCTATTGGTGTTTTTCTTGTTGTTATCATTCTTCTTTTCCAG GGAATGAAATTATTGCCAACTGGAAGGAAAAATGTTTTCTATCTTTCCGTTTATGGATCAGTG CTTGGAGCTGGCACTTTCATTTTACACCATATCTCAGTGCTGGCAAATTCAATTCTCATCAACTTTGGGCTCAGTGAAGAGATGCACAATCCA GTCTATGTATTTCTAGTAGCTGGGATTGTGCTCGCAGGAGCTGCTTTAGGGTACTGGATTGTAAGAAAATTTGTGATAGCAAAAGATGGGAGTGTTGATGTTGGCGTAGCCCAGTTTGTGAAATGGGCAATGAGGATCATTGCGGCCATCTTTATTTTTCAG AGCACTCTTGATACTCTTTTGGCAATGGTCACCCTCCTATCTTTGTACATCGCCTGCCTTCTTATCAATAAATATTTGAGGTGTGAACCAGT TTGTGAACTTCATCCTCAAGGTGGAAGCCTTTGGGTCCAGCAAGGACGACAGGTGACAACAAAGCACAATCGCGCTGAATTCCTTAGCAGGTCAGGTAAAATGAGCTCTGTAGAAAAGATGTGGGGTAGTTCAAAGAGCAATCCTGTCAAAGGTAGTG GTTTGTTATCACCATCTACTTGCTCAGCGACAAATAATCAGCAGAACTACTTCTCAACCTTCCACAAGACACCAAAGAGAAAGAAGTTTACCAAGAAAGATTGGGAGGACTTCACGAGGGAATCGACACAGCAAGCTGTACGAGAATGGGCAGCATCACCAGAAACTGCTGCATGGCTCGTCGACAATGCTGATAGAATTCAACTCATTCGAAGTGATTGCAGTTCCGACGATACCATTGGCAGTGAATCCGACTCCTCGGATGAGACTGTTACCGGGAACGGAAAAAGGTTTTGCTTGTTTAATTGGTAG